GCTTGTGTGGTGCCGCCGATCGCGGCGCGCGCCTCGGTTTGCGCCGCGCTGCGGTTGGCGCGCGGCGCCGCCGTCACAAGGTGTGCGGCATGGACCTGCGCGCGCTCCGCACCTTCCTCCTCATTCCCCTGTTCGGCGCTGCATGCGCCCGCGGCGCCCCGCCTCCCGCGGCCGGGCCGGCTCCCCTGCCCTCGCCGGCGCCATCGGCGGCCGCGAGCACGGCGCCCGCCGCGCGCTCGACACCTGCAGCGGCCCGGCGGCTCCCGGCCTGGGTCGAGCGCAGCAACGAGCACGCGAAGGTCCTCCTCGACGTGCTCGTCCGGTTCTCGCCGGAGCGCGCCGGCTACCTCGGGGTCGAGCGCGCCGACCGGGAGATCTCGGATCTCTCGCCCGGGGTCGAGGCGCAGAAGCGCGCGGCCTACCGCGCGGCCATCGTGGAGCTCCAGAAACGACGAGAGACCGAGAAGGACCCGGCGGTCGCCGAGGATCTGCAGATCCTGCTGGACGCCGCGGACCGGGCCGTTCGCAGCTCGGAGCTCGAGGAGAAGCACAGCGTCACCTACGTGAACGTCACGGGGCTCGTGTTCGAGGGCATCTCGAACCTGCTGGACGACCGGGTGCCGCCGGCGCGGCGGGCCGCGGCCCGCACGCGCCTCCGGCGCTATGCCGGCATGGAGGCGGGCTACGTGCCGATCGCCGAGCAGGCCATGTCCAGGCTCCTCCAGGACCTCGAGAAGCCCGGATTGCTCGCCCCGCCCAGGATGGAGATCGAGCGGCACCTCGCCACGAACGCCCGCGTCCGCGAGGGCATCGGCGAGCTCTTCAGGAAATACGGCATCAGCGGCCATGACGAGCCGCTCGCGGCGCTGGATCGCCAGCTCGAGGCGTACGACGCGGCGCTGCGCGACGACGTGCTCCCCCGGGCGCGGACCGACTTCGCGCTGCCGCGGCCGCTCTATGCGTTCGCGCTCGAGTCGCACGGCGTCGATCTGCCGCCCGCCGAGCTCACGCCCCTGGCCCACGCCGCCTTCGAGGATCTGACGGCGCAGATGCAGGAGCTCTCGGTGTCGGTCGCCAGGGCGCGCAAGCTGCCAGGCTCGGACTACCGCGACGTGCTCCGCGCCCTGAAGAAAGAGCAGCTGGTGGGCGAGGCCATCTTGCCGCACTACGAGGCGCGGCTCGCCCAGATAGAGGACATCATCAGGAAAGAGCGCCTCGTCACGCTGCCCGAGCGGCCTGCGCGCATCCGGCTGGGCACCGCCGCCGAGAGCGCGGAGTCGCCAGCGCCCCACATGCGGCCGCCGCGGCTGATCGGCAACCAGGGGGAAGAGGGGGAGTTCGTGTTGCCGCTCAGCCTCCCGGGCCCCCCCGGCGCCGGGGACGAGCTGCAGAAGGTCGACGACTTCACCCATGCAGCGGCGTCGTGGACGCTCACCGCCCACGAGGCGCGCCCCGGACACGAGCTCCAGTTCGCGTCGCTCGTCGAGCGCGGCGTCTCGATCGCCCGGGCGGTCTTCGCGATGAACAGCGCCAACGTCGAGGGGTGGGGGGTGTACTCCGAGGCCCTCGTGTTCCCGTTCATGCCGCCCGACGGCCAGCTCGTCTCGCTGCAATACCGCCTGCTGCGGGCCGCGCGCGCCTTCCTGGACCCGGAGCTCCAGGCCGGCAAGATCACGCCTGCGGCCGCGCGCGCCTTCCTGGAGCAGGAAGTGGTGCTGTCGGCGCCGTTCGCTCAGTCCGAGGTGGAGCGCTACACGTTCCGCGCGCCGGGACAGGCGACGTCGTATTTCTACGGGTTTACCCGGCTGATGGAGCTCAGGGCAGAGGTCGAGTCCATGATGGGTCCTCGCTTCGATGCGCAGCGATTTCACGATTTCGTGCTCGCCCAGGGGATCCTGCCGCCGAAGCTGCTGCGCAAGGCCGTGTTCGAGCGATTCGTCGAGGCTCAGCCGGAGCGCTGAGCGAGGAGAGCGAGCGAAGGCGGCCTCGATCCAGCGCGGTGTCCCCTTGCGGCACGCCTCGCCGGCTCCACCTGTCGTGTCGGGCAACGGAGCGCCGGAGGATGTGACGCATGGGAACGAGCGAGGAGAAGGCGACGGAGCGACAGCCGGAAGCACCTGAAGGCCCCGAGACCGGACCCGAGGCGACGAGGGCGAAGATGCGCAAGGAGCGGAGCCCGCAGACGCCGCTCGATCGCGGCGGGGCGCTCTCGCAGCGCGAGGCGTGGGAGCCGGTGGACGAGGCGTCGGACGAGTCGTTCCCGGCGAGCGACCCGCCGGCCTGGACGCCGATCCACCCGGGCTGAGCCTGGATCCCGCTGTGCTGTAGCTCATTGCGGCTGAGCCAGCGCCCGCCCCTGAGCTGGCACGGGCGGAGCTCGGCCTGGCTCATCGCCAGATCACCGGGCCCATGGCCGGCTGCGGCCCGTCACGGCTCGGGAACGCCCTCTTCGAGCCACGTCCGCGCGCTCTCGGCGGTGAGCTTGAAGTCCGGGGGCACCCTCGACCGCCTCACGGTCTCTCCTGCCGCGTCTCGCCCCGTGAGGATGGCGTGCGGATCGTCCTCGTCGGGCACGATGTCGAGGTCCACCCGCATCCGGGCGCCGCCCTCGACCACCGTCGTCACGCTCCGGTGCAGCTGCGCCCGGCGTTGCTGGGCGTGCCGCGAAAGGACCTCGTTCGCCGTCTTCACCAGGGTGGCGAAGGCGCTCGCGTCGAGGGGCTTCGGGTTCTTCTTGTCACGCCCCATCGTCCACGGCCCCACAAGGGCAGGCTCGCTCTGGCCGTCGCACGTCATCTCGACCGCCCACCCGTCGTCGTCCTCGTTCTTGATGACCCGCGCCGTCCACCCGTTCCCCTTCCACAGCTTGGGGTCCTGATCTTCAGGGCGGATCGAGCGCGTCTGCCCGACCTCATCGTCCGTCGCGTCCGTCGCGTCGTGCGTCGTGTCCATGGGCGCCTCGGTGTACTCGCTGCGCGCCCGGCGCGTCCACCCCGCCGCGCACGCCTCGGGCATTTCCTGTCAGCACCTGGGCGCCCTGGACCTCCTCCGCGGCGACCATCGAGTCCCCTCCGGCAGGCCCAGAGGCGGCGCTCCCCCCGCGCCGCCGTCGCTCGACGCGCCTCGCCAGGCGCGCCCGTCACAGCGTCTTCAGGTACTCGACCAGATCCCAGCGCTCCTGCTCGGTCAGCGCGGGCCCGATGACGCCGTTTCCGCGCGGCCCGTCGCGGTATTCGTGCCCGGCGTTCGAGTTGCCGGGGATCTCCGTCACGAGCTCGAACCCTCCCCGAAAGGGCTTCACCTGGAGGCCGACGTGCTTCGGGTCGAACTCCGTGCTGCCGAGATAAAACCTCTTCGAACGCTGGTCCGCCGGCAGGAGCAGCTCGTACAGGCTCGGGACGGAGCCATTGTGCAGGTACGGCGCCGTCGCCCAGATCCCGTTGAGCTCGCGCGCCTTGTACGCGCGCGGCGCGCGCCACCGGTTCGGGCGATACCCGTCCCACGCGAGCCGCTGCTCCGCCGACAGGCCGTACTCGTCGTACTTCAACTCGCGGATCGCCGACGTTCCGAGCTCCAGCGCCTGCGCCATCCCCATCTTCCCGAACCCGAGCGCCCCGAGATCCGCCGTGCGCTCGTTGAAATTCACGGCGTGGGTCGGATCGGTGCCGATCAGATCGAGCGGGGACATCGTCGCTACCCGGAAGCGCTTGCCGTGCTCGTCCGGGGGAGTCAGCCCCGGGTCGTGGCAGCTCGCGCAGTGCGCGCGGTAAAGACGCTCGCCGCGCGCCGCCCGCTCGCGGTCGATGCTGCCGAGCAGGTGCTCCGGCCAGCGCGGCGAGCGGAGCTTCTCGACCTGCTGCTCGATCAGGTGCAGGTTGTCCACCCGGATGCTCGACTGGAGGTGCATCCCCGCCCCTTGTGGCGCGGGGTCGAGCCGCGTGTGCGTGCCCACCCCCAGGGCCTCCCCGATGTTGCGCCCCATCGGCTGCGAGATGGAGCCGTTCCACTGGACCCAGTCGTAGCTCGGCGCATCCCAGAGGTGGGGATAGTCGACGGGCGCGTCGACCGCGCGGAGGTTCTCCGGATTGAGCAGACCGAACAGCAGGTTGCCGGCGCGCCCGAGCGCGTCCAGCCTGCCAAACCCTGCAACGGCGGCATGGGGCCCCGCCGCGCCCCCGGTGAACGCTTGCAGCCGGGCCACCTCCAGCATCTTCTCCATCTGTGCTCGCAAGGCGCGCGTGGAGTCCTCACCGTAACGGTCCTTGAGGACCGCCCTGGCGAAGCGATCCAGCTTCTCCGGCGTCTTCAGCGTACGGTCGAGCGCGCCGAAGAGCGCGTCGGTGAAGGCGACAACGTCGATCGCCGCAGGGCCGCCGTCGATCCGGATCCTCGCGCCACGATAGGAGATCTGGCGGGTGTGGCAGGTCCCGCACGTGAACCCGACGTACACCTCGCCCGTCGCGGGATCGACGTCCCTGGCGAACCCCACCGGGAGGCGCTCCGGGTTGTTCTTCGCGTCCCGATCTTCGATGAAACGATAGCGCGCCACATAGTCGCTCGCGGCGAACCGCTCGGCGCCGTCTTCCCGCTCGAGCGCAAGGAACCACCCGAGCGGGACTAACCTGGCGCCCTGGGAGGCACGGTAGAAGATCCGGCGCTCCGCTTCGCCCCATCCCTGGTCGAGGTACACGACATCGCCCGCGCCCCGGCCGCCCTTCGCGTGCGCGCAGCCGACCGCCGCGACCGCCGCGAGCGCGATCGCCCCCATCTGGATCCACATGACCGTCCCCCCTTCGACAAGCCCCGGCGGCGACGCCCGCGGTCGCCAACACCGCATATCAGAATATGTCGATAGCTCGTTTTCCCTGCTCGGCTCTGTCGAGCACGATGCGGATCCATCCGCGCGCCGCCGCGGTCCATCCATCCAGAACAGCGCGCAGCGGCGCGACGCCGTCGCAGGGAGCCTACGACCGTACAAAGCCGAGTCAAGCCGCGGGCAGCGAAGGGGGCGACTCCGGTGCTTCGGTGTTTTGGACGTGCGTTGAAAGAGCGGCTTCCCAGGAACTCTGGGGCTCGATGACCTGACGTCAGATCCCGAAAGACCACCGCCCGCGCAGCGCCGCTCCCGGACGCCGCTCGTAGACGCCGCGGGCCGCGACGGGGAGCGCGAGCGCGGGCTGGCTGACGGCCGCCGAGCTGCGACACTCCGCGCATGGTCCTCCACCGGCGCCCGTTCCTGGCCCTCTGCGCCGCAGCGCTCGCCCCGCGCGCCGCCCTCGCCGACCGCGCCGGCGCCGCGCCGCCCTCGCCGCCCCCCGCCGCTTCCCCGCCCGCCTTCGACGTCCGCGACCTCCAGGTCCCCGGCGAGCGCGCCCTCGGCCGGCGGTTCACGCTGCTCGTCCCGAAGCACCTCGCCCCGGGCGAGCGCGTGCCGCTGCTCGTGCTCCTCCACGGCCTCGGCGAGACCGGCGACGAGCGCCTCGGCGCCTTCGCGTGGCTCTCGCGGTACGGCCTCGGGTCGGCCTACGAGCGGCTGCGCCGCCCGCCGCTCGAGCGCACCTCGCGCCGCATGGACTGGACCGACGCGCGGCTCGCCGAGGTGAACGCCGCGCTCGCGGCGCGGCCGTTCCGCGGCCTGGCCATCGCGTGCCCCTTCACGCCCAACGTCCACAAGGCCCCGAACCCCTCCGCGGCGCTCGACGGCTACGCGCGCTGGCTCGCCGAGGTGGTCCTCCCCCGCGCCCGCGCCGAGGCGCCGGCGCTCGACGACGCGGCCCGCACCTCGCTCGACGGCTGCTCCCTCGGCGGCTACGTCGGCGTCGAGGTGTTCCTCCGCAGGCCCGAGCTCTTCGGCGCCCTCGGCGGCGTGCAGTCCGCCATCAGCGCCCACCGCGCCGCTTCCTATGCCGACCGGCTCGCCAGGGCCGTCGCCGCGGCCGGGCCGCGCGATCTCCACCTGCTCACCAGCGAGGGAGATCCGTTCCGCGACGCGAACACCGCCCTCGCCTCGCAGCTCGCGAAGCGGTCCATCCCCCACACCCTCCGCGTCCTGCCGGGCCCGCACGACCAGCCCTGGCTCCGCGAGTCCGGCACCATCGAGATGCTCCTCTTCCACGACCGGCGCCCGCGCTGAGCCGGCGCCGCGCGCCCTCGCAACGCCCGCGAGGCGGACGAAGCGGTTCGGCCGGCCTCCGGGCGCTTCTTCACGGTCGTCATCGGCGCAGCCGGCGCGTATAGGTTGGGCCCGGCCCATCCCCATGAAGACCAACGCCGCGCGCATCCTCGACAGCCTCGGCATCCCGTACGAGCTGCGCACCTACGAGGTCGACCCGAGCGACCTGACCGCGGGCACCGTGGCCAGGAAAATCGGCCTGCCGCCGGAGCAGGTGTGGAAGACGCTGGTGGCGCGCGGCGATCGCCACGGCGTCTGCTTCGCGGTGGTGCCCGGCAACGCCCAGCTCGATCTCAAGGCGATGGCCAGGCTCACCGGCGACCGGAAGGTCGACACGGTGCCGCTGAAGGAGGTCCAGCCGCTCACCGGTTACGTGCGCGGCGGGGTCACGGCGCTCGGCGCGAAGAAGGCCTATCCCGTCTATGCGGACGAGACGCTCGAGCTCTTCGAGGTCGTCTCCATCTCGGCCGGCGTGCGCGGCACACAGATCCTCGTCGCTCCCGGCGATTATCTGCGCGCGACCAGGGCGAAGGTCGGCGCCATCGCGTCGCCAGGCGGCGACGCGGACTGAACGCGTCGCCAGGCGGCGACGCGGACTGAACGCGTCGCCAGGCGGCGACGCGGACTGAACGCGTCGCCGGGCGGCGACGCGGATTGGACGCTCGCGCCGCCGGATCCGCGGTATGCTGGCAGAGCTCGCCTCCGGTCCGGCGCCGGGCGGCGACGAGGGATATGACCAGAGCGGCCTGCGACGTGCGCGACCCGAGCGAGCTGAGCACCTCCGAGCTGCGGCAGCGGTGCCGGGGCTGCAAGCCGTGGGAGCTCGGGCTCGGCGCGGTCCAGCTGGCCGCCTCGGCGGCGGCCGGAGGCGCGGTGCTCGCGGCGGCCGGCGCCTGCATTCCGGGGCTGGTCCAGTGCATCAGCGTGGGCCCGGCGCTCGCGGCGGGGCTCGCGGTCTGGGAGTCGATCGGGGTGGCCAGGGGGTGGCTGCCGGGCGCGGCGTACCGCGATGAGCTCGCGTTCCGCGCGTGGCACGCGGGGCTCTCGCCGTGGGTCGGGCCGGCAGCGCAGCGTCGCTGGGCCAGGCGCGCGCTGGCGCGCCGGCC
The DNA window shown above is from Sorangium aterium and carries:
- a CDS encoding DUF885 domain-containing protein codes for the protein MDLRALRTFLLIPLFGAACARGAPPPAAGPAPLPSPAPSAAASTAPAARSTPAAARRLPAWVERSNEHAKVLLDVLVRFSPERAGYLGVERADREISDLSPGVEAQKRAAYRAAIVELQKRRETEKDPAVAEDLQILLDAADRAVRSSELEEKHSVTYVNVTGLVFEGISNLLDDRVPPARRAAARTRLRRYAGMEAGYVPIAEQAMSRLLQDLEKPGLLAPPRMEIERHLATNARVREGIGELFRKYGISGHDEPLAALDRQLEAYDAALRDDVLPRARTDFALPRPLYAFALESHGVDLPPAELTPLAHAAFEDLTAQMQELSVSVARARKLPGSDYRDVLRALKKEQLVGEAILPHYEARLAQIEDIIRKERLVTLPERPARIRLGTAAESAESPAPHMRPPRLIGNQGEEGEFVLPLSLPGPPGAGDELQKVDDFTHAAASWTLTAHEARPGHELQFASLVERGVSIARAVFAMNSANVEGWGVYSEALVFPFMPPDGQLVSLQYRLLRAARAFLDPELQAGKITPAAARAFLEQEVVLSAPFAQSEVERYTFRAPGQATSYFYGFTRLMELRAEVESMMGPRFDAQRFHDFVLAQGILPPKLLRKAVFERFVEAQPER
- a CDS encoding c-type cytochrome, translating into MWIQMGAIALAAVAAVGCAHAKGGRGAGDVVYLDQGWGEAERRIFYRASQGARLVPLGWFLALEREDGAERFAASDYVARYRFIEDRDAKNNPERLPVGFARDVDPATGEVYVGFTCGTCHTRQISYRGARIRIDGGPAAIDVVAFTDALFGALDRTLKTPEKLDRFARAVLKDRYGEDSTRALRAQMEKMLEVARLQAFTGGAAGPHAAVAGFGRLDALGRAGNLLFGLLNPENLRAVDAPVDYPHLWDAPSYDWVQWNGSISQPMGRNIGEALGVGTHTRLDPAPQGAGMHLQSSIRVDNLHLIEQQVEKLRSPRWPEHLLGSIDRERAARGERLYRAHCASCHDPGLTPPDEHGKRFRVATMSPLDLIGTDPTHAVNFNERTADLGALGFGKMGMAQALELGTSAIRELKYDEYGLSAEQRLAWDGYRPNRWRAPRAYKARELNGIWATAPYLHNGSVPSLYELLLPADQRSKRFYLGSTEFDPKHVGLQVKPFRGGFELVTEIPGNSNAGHEYRDGPRGNGVIGPALTEQERWDLVEYLKTL
- a CDS encoding alpha/beta hydrolase, whose product is MVLHRRPFLALCAAALAPRAALADRAGAAPPSPPPAASPPAFDVRDLQVPGERALGRRFTLLVPKHLAPGERVPLLVLLHGLGETGDERLGAFAWLSRYGLGSAYERLRRPPLERTSRRMDWTDARLAEVNAALAARPFRGLAIACPFTPNVHKAPNPSAALDGYARWLAEVVLPRARAEAPALDDAARTSLDGCSLGGYVGVEVFLRRPELFGALGGVQSAISAHRAASYADRLARAVAAAGPRDLHLLTSEGDPFRDANTALASQLAKRSIPHTLRVLPGPHDQPWLRESGTIEMLLFHDRRPR
- the ybaK gene encoding Cys-tRNA(Pro) deacylase; its protein translation is MKTNAARILDSLGIPYELRTYEVDPSDLTAGTVARKIGLPPEQVWKTLVARGDRHGVCFAVVPGNAQLDLKAMARLTGDRKVDTVPLKEVQPLTGYVRGGVTALGAKKAYPVYADETLELFEVVSISAGVRGTQILVAPGDYLRATRAKVGAIASPGGDAD